A single genomic interval of Bradyrhizobium sp. sBnM-33 harbors:
- a CDS encoding CaiB/BaiF CoA transferase family protein, translated as MKGCLTGLRVLDLSRVLAGPWAGQIFADLGAEVIKVERPGVGDDTRSWGPPFLTDGAGCPTSEAAYFLSCNRGKKSVTIDITNPAGQELVKKLAAKSDFLLENFKVGGLAKYGLAYENLRHLNRGLIYCSITGFGQDGPYKDRAGYDFMIQAMGGLMSITGLPDGVLGGGPVKVGVAITDLFTGMYATVAMLAALEHRRHTGEGQSIDLSLLDVQVATLANQALNYLTSGEVPGRLGNAHPNVAPYEALPTSDGHIVLAVGNDGQFNRFCAAAGRPGLSADPRFATNPARVQNRGILSPQLASLISAQSTDHWLEVLEAAGVPCGPINTLDRVFDDPQVKHREMCMNVAHSTGGKLRLVASPMKFSATPASETLAPPVLGQHTEEVLSELVELPKDIIETLKWRGII; from the coding sequence ATGAAAGGATGTCTAACCGGACTTCGTGTTTTGGACCTCAGCCGTGTTCTTGCAGGGCCGTGGGCCGGACAGATATTCGCCGATCTAGGAGCGGAAGTGATCAAGGTGGAGCGTCCTGGAGTCGGAGATGACACAAGGTCGTGGGGTCCCCCCTTCCTCACCGATGGCGCTGGTTGCCCAACTTCGGAAGCGGCTTACTTCCTTTCGTGTAATCGCGGAAAGAAGTCGGTCACAATCGACATCACGAATCCTGCTGGGCAAGAGCTGGTTAAGAAATTGGCGGCCAAATCCGACTTCTTGCTCGAGAATTTCAAGGTCGGTGGACTGGCCAAATACGGACTCGCCTACGAAAATTTGCGTCACCTGAACCGCGGCTTGATCTACTGCTCGATCACCGGATTTGGTCAGGATGGACCTTATAAAGATCGCGCGGGCTACGACTTCATGATCCAAGCGATGGGGGGTCTCATGAGTATCACGGGACTTCCGGACGGAGTACTTGGAGGCGGTCCCGTCAAAGTGGGAGTTGCGATTACGGATCTGTTCACGGGCATGTACGCTACGGTTGCGATGCTTGCGGCGCTCGAGCACCGAAGGCACACCGGCGAAGGACAAAGTATCGATCTATCGTTGTTGGACGTTCAAGTCGCTACGTTGGCCAATCAGGCTCTTAACTACCTCACGTCAGGAGAAGTGCCGGGGCGGCTCGGCAATGCACATCCAAACGTCGCCCCTTACGAGGCGCTACCGACATCTGATGGACATATTGTCCTCGCGGTTGGCAACGACGGCCAATTCAATCGGTTCTGCGCGGCGGCCGGCCGGCCGGGTTTGTCCGCGGACCCACGCTTTGCAACGAATCCAGCCCGAGTGCAGAACCGCGGCATTCTGAGCCCGCAGCTTGCATCTCTGATTTCCGCGCAGTCGACCGATCACTGGCTGGAGGTTCTCGAGGCGGCTGGCGTCCCTTGTGGACCGATTAACACCTTGGACCGGGTGTTCGATGATCCCCAGGTCAAGCATCGTGAGATGTGCATGAATGTGGCTCATTCGACCGGCGGAAAGCTCCGCCTTGTAGCGTCTCCGATGAAGTTCTCGGCGACACCTGCCAGCGAAACCCTAGCTCCCCCGGTACTCGGACAGCATACAGAGGAGGTTCTATCGGAGCTGGTAGAACTGCCGAAGGATATAATCGAGACCCTGAAGTGGCGCGGCATCATCTAG